From the Scomber japonicus isolate fScoJap1 chromosome 8, fScoJap1.pri, whole genome shotgun sequence genome, the window CCTTTGTGGAGAGAGCAGGTTCTGCAGTGTGTCTAATATGCAATGATAAAATCGCATCGTTGAAACGGTCAAATATAAAGCGGCACTTCGACACACGCCATTCTACATTTGCATCGAAATATCCTGCGGGGGACAGCAGGAAAAAAGCATGTCAAGAGCTACTGTGCAGAGTGCAAGCTAGTCAGCAGCAACTCCGGGTTTGGACTCAACAAGGTGACTGGAATTCGGCTAGCTTTGCTGGCGCTTTAGCGATTGTGAGAAGCGGAAAGCCATTCACGGATGGGGAGTATGCCAAAACATTCATGGTTGATGTTGCCAATGAACTTTTCGACGACTTTGCAAATAAAGACAAGATAATCAAACGAATAAAAGACATGCCTTTGTCGGCAAGGACTGTTCATGATCGTACAATCATGATGGCAGATCAAATTGAGGCAACACAAGTGAAGGACATAAATGCCGCACCATTCTTTTCTCTCGCTTTGGATGAGTCAACAGACATAAGCCATGTATCCCAGTTCAGCATCATTGCAAGGTATGTTGATGGTGACACACTACGTGAGGAAAGTCTTGCTGTTTTGCCTGTGAAAGGGACAACAAGAGGTGAAGATTTATTCAAGTCTTTCTCTGAGTTtgctaaagaaaaaaatctaccGATGGATAAACTTATTTCGGTGTGTACCGACGGTGCTCCGTGCATGGTAGGGAAAAACAGAGGATTTATAGCGCTTCTTcgtgaaaatgaaaagagaccCATCCTAAGTTTTCACTGTATCCTACATCAGGAGGCGCTTTGTGCTCAGATGTGTGGCGAGCAGCTTGGTGAGGTGATGTCGCTGGTCATTCGGGTGGTCAACTTTATTGTTGCCCGAGCTTTAAATGATCGCCAGTTTAAAACACTGCTGGATGAAGTTGGGAATAATTATCCTGGTCTGCTTCTGCACAGCAATGTGCGTTGGTTGTCAAGAGGGAAGGTGCTCAGCCGTTTTGCGGCTTGTCTGAGCGAAATCCGGACTTTTCTTGAAATGAAAAACGTCGAGCATCCTGAGTTAGCTAACACCGAGTGGCTAATGAAGTTCTACTATCTCGTGGACATGACTGAACATCTGAACCAGCTCAATGTGAAAATGCAAGGCGTTGGAAATACAGTGTTATCTCTTCAACAAGCAGTGTTTGCATTTGAAAACAAACTGGAACTCTTTATCACCGACATTGACACATGTCGTTTACTACACTTTGAAAAACTGGGAGAGTTTAAAGATGCATGCACAACAAGTGACCCTGCTCAACATCTTGATCTTCAGCAGCTGGCGGGCTTCACATCTAAACTCCGGCAGTCATTCGCCGCGCGCTTTGGAGAATTTCGTGAGCGCACACGTCTTTTTAAGTTCATCACCCATCCACACGAGTGCGCAGTGGACAGCGCCGACCTGAGTTACATCCCCGGTGTCTCTGTCAGAGATTTTGAGCTACAAGCTGCTGACCTGAAGGCTTCAGACATGTGGGTAAATAAGTTCAGGTCACTGAATGAAGATTTAGAAAGACTTGCACGACAGCAAGCAGAGTTGGCGAGCAAACACAAGTGGggagaattaaaaaaacttCAACCCGCGGACCAGCTGATTGTCAAAACTTGGAACGCGCTTCCCGTCACGTACCACACACTGCAGCGTGTGAGTATTGCTGTATTGACAATGTTTGGCTCCACGTATGCATGTGAGCAGT encodes:
- the LOC128362678 gene encoding general transcription factor II-I repeat domain-containing protein 2-like → MAKRKKDEEYRTFQQEWTEEFAFVERAGSAVCLICNDKIASLKRSNIKRHFDTRHSTFASKYPAGDSRKKACQELLCRVQASQQQLRVWTQQGDWNSASFAGALAIVRSGKPFTDGEYAKTFMVDVANELFDDFANKDKIIKRIKDMPLSARTVHDRTIMMADQIEATQVKDINAAPFFSLALDESTDISHVSQFSIIARYVDGDTLREESLAVLPVKGTTRGEDLFKSFSEFAKEKNLPMDKLISVCTDGAPCMVGKNRGFIALLRENEKRPILSFHCILHQEALCAQMCGEQLGEVMSLVIRVVNFIVARALNDRQFKTLLDEVGNNYPGLLLHSNVRWLSRGKVLSRFAACLSEIRTFLEMKNVEHPELANTEWLMKFYYLVDMTEHLNQLNVKMQGVGNTVLSLQQAVFAFENKLELFITDIDTCRLLHFEKLGEFKDACTTSDPAQHLDLQQLAGFTSKLRQSFAARFGEFRERTRLFKFITHPHECAVDSADLSYIPGVSVRDFELQAADLKASDMWVNKFRSLNEDLERLARQQAELASKHKWGELKKLQPADQLIVKTWNALPVTYHTLQRVSIAVLTMFGSTYACEQSFSHLKNIKSNLRSRLTDGSLNACMKLNLTKYQPDYKAISKTMQHQKSH